The following coding sequences are from one Sphingomonadaceae bacterium OTU29LAMAA1 window:
- a CDS encoding AAA family ATPase, with protein MQIKRLRIAGFKSFVDPADLRIERGLTGVVGPNGCGKSNLLEALRWTMGENSAKSLRGAGMDDVIFAGTATRPPRDFAEVSILLDTGDAANPDEREVVRRIERGAGSAYRIDGRDVRAKDVGLLFADAATGAHSPALVSQNRIGAVIAAKPAERRAMLEEAAGIAGLHVRRKDAEQKLRATEANLVRLDELIADQDTRAAALRRQARAAERYRALSEQIRVAEARMIFARWRDAVAAADAARIEAQAAEARVTDATTAEHTAAKARHAAAEALATTRAAALAARDRAGEAGHQLATLRTERTAAARRVADLADARRRIAEDRAREGTLAADAAAALASLSDEVKALDRAILSAADDAPRLDTALAEAERHARDAEVALAQGLTRQASEAAESRVATAALAAAQTRADRTGREAAQINQAIAALGSAAPLTTTREDAAERRRTAAATTESARAALAEAEAAERTALAGRDAAETARATARANLAALDSEAAALTRATQRTGRDRLLDHLTPAAGYERALGAALGDDLEAGLAAWTGAAPHPSDPAPPAGAEPLATHVEAPAPLARRLAQIFVAEDTGQPLAVGQRLVTRDGILRRWDGFVATGNGAAAAERLERLNRLKALQAARPAAATALAEADDARAAIDRAIATARAAAQTARATLSESEATARDAERAEDRAAAALERLAGQRADLDTRAARIAAEQAEAQADLAAARTARDALPDGRESAAAVAALTQAANHHRTAVATARERRATLDRAVQSNRERLAAAQADTRSWRARAGEAAKRIADMDKRDAALATEAADVADRPAALDVAIAAQEADHAAARVEADAQAAAERTAATALAHADDAHRRAVEALSQAREARAGTAARLENQDLRRVEMGRLSGERFECPAPVLPERLHFAVADVRTPAEEAATHERLSADRERIGPVNLVAATELAELEAAGQSNAAERDELGQAVNRLRGSIGTLNREGRQRLLAAFEAVDGHFRRLFTTLFDGGAAHLELIDSDDPLEAGLEIMAQPPGKRLQSLTLLSGGEQALTAVALIFALFLTNPAPICVLDEVDAPLDDANIERFCDLLDRMTQETDTRYLIVTHNAVTMSRMHRLFGVTMVERGVSRLVSVDLGGATTLLAAE; from the coding sequence GTGCAGATCAAACGGCTCCGCATCGCCGGCTTCAAAAGCTTCGTTGACCCCGCCGATCTTCGTATCGAGCGCGGGCTGACCGGTGTCGTCGGCCCCAACGGCTGCGGCAAATCGAACCTGCTCGAAGCGCTCCGCTGGACGATGGGCGAGAACAGCGCGAAATCGCTGCGTGGCGCGGGCATGGACGACGTCATCTTCGCCGGCACCGCCACCCGCCCGCCGCGCGATTTCGCCGAGGTGTCGATCCTGCTCGACACCGGCGACGCCGCCAATCCCGACGAGCGCGAGGTCGTCCGCCGCATTGAACGCGGCGCCGGCAGCGCTTATCGCATCGACGGCCGCGACGTCCGCGCCAAGGATGTCGGCCTGCTGTTCGCCGATGCCGCCACCGGCGCACACAGTCCGGCGCTGGTCAGCCAGAACCGCATCGGCGCGGTCATCGCCGCCAAGCCCGCCGAACGCCGCGCGATGCTGGAGGAAGCCGCCGGGATCGCGGGCCTGCATGTCCGCCGCAAGGACGCCGAACAAAAACTCCGCGCCACCGAAGCCAACCTCGTCCGCCTGGATGAACTGATCGCCGACCAGGACACCCGCGCCGCCGCGCTCCGCCGACAGGCCCGCGCCGCCGAACGCTACCGAGCGCTCTCCGAACAGATTCGCGTCGCCGAAGCCCGCATGATCTTCGCCCGCTGGCGCGACGCGGTCGCCGCCGCCGATGCCGCCCGAATCGAAGCGCAAGCCGCCGAAGCGCGCGTTACCGACGCCACCACCGCCGAACACACCGCCGCCAAAGCCCGGCACGCCGCCGCCGAGGCGCTAGCGACCACCCGCGCCGCCGCCCTTGCCGCCCGCGACCGCGCCGGCGAAGCCGGCCACCAGCTCGCCACGCTCCGCACCGAACGCACCGCCGCCGCCCGTCGCGTCGCCGACCTCGCCGACGCCCGCCGCCGCATCGCCGAAGACCGCGCCCGCGAAGGCACGCTCGCCGCCGATGCCGCCGCCGCGCTCGCCAGCCTGTCAGACGAGGTGAAGGCGCTTGACCGCGCGATCCTGTCCGCCGCAGACGACGCTCCCCGCCTCGACACCGCGCTTGCCGAGGCCGAACGCCACGCCCGCGATGCCGAGGTCGCACTCGCACAAGGCTTAACCCGACAGGCGAGCGAAGCCGCCGAAAGCCGTGTCGCCACCGCCGCCCTCGCCGCGGCGCAGACCCGCGCCGACCGCACCGGTCGCGAAGCCGCCCAGATCAATCAAGCCATCGCCGCCCTCGGCAGCGCCGCCCCGCTCACCACCACCCGCGAAGACGCCGCCGAGCGCCGCCGCACCGCCGCCGCCACGACCGAGTCCGCCCGCGCCGCGCTTGCCGAAGCGGAAGCCGCCGAACGCACCGCGCTCGCCGGCCGCGACGCCGCCGAAACCGCGCGCGCCACCGCCCGTGCCAATCTTGCCGCCCTCGACAGCGAAGCCGCCGCGCTCACCAGGGCGACGCAGCGCACCGGCCGCGACCGCCTGCTCGACCATCTCACCCCCGCCGCCGGCTATGAACGCGCCCTCGGCGCCGCATTGGGCGACGATCTGGAGGCAGGCCTCGCCGCATGGACCGGTGCCGCCCCGCACCCATCGGACCCCGCGCCACCCGCTGGCGCAGAACCGCTCGCCACCCATGTCGAGGCCCCCGCCCCGCTTGCCCGTCGCCTCGCCCAGATCTTCGTCGCCGAAGACACCGGCCAGCCGCTCGCGGTCGGCCAGCGCCTCGTCACCCGCGACGGCATCTTGCGCCGCTGGGACGGCTTCGTCGCCACCGGTAACGGCGCGGCGGCGGCCGAACGGCTCGAACGCCTCAACCGGCTGAAGGCGTTGCAAGCCGCCCGCCCCGCCGCCGCCACAGCCCTCGCCGAAGCCGACGACGCCCGCGCCGCGATCGACCGCGCCATCGCCACCGCGCGCGCCGCCGCCCAGACCGCCCGCGCCACGCTCAGCGAGTCCGAAGCCACCGCCCGTGACGCCGAACGCGCCGAGGATCGTGCCGCCGCCGCACTCGAACGGCTCGCCGGCCAGCGCGCCGACCTCGACACCCGTGCCGCCCGCATCGCCGCCGAACAGGCCGAAGCGCAGGCCGACCTCGCCGCCGCCCGCACGGCCCGCGATGCGCTGCCGGACGGACGAGAGAGCGCCGCCGCCGTCGCCGCACTGACGCAGGCCGCGAACCACCACCGCACCGCAGTTGCCACCGCCCGCGAACGCCGCGCCACCCTCGACCGCGCCGTCCAGAGCAACCGCGAACGCCTCGCCGCCGCACAGGCCGACACCCGCAGCTGGCGCGCGCGCGCTGGCGAGGCCGCGAAACGGATCGCCGACATGGACAAGCGCGATGCCGCGCTCGCCACCGAAGCCGCCGACGTCGCCGATCGCCCCGCCGCACTCGACGTCGCGATCGCCGCGCAAGAGGCCGATCACGCCGCCGCCCGTGTCGAGGCCGATGCACAAGCTGCCGCCGAGCGCACCGCCGCTACCGCGCTCGCCCACGCCGACGACGCCCACCGCCGCGCCGTCGAGGCGCTGTCGCAGGCGCGCGAAGCTCGCGCCGGCACCGCCGCCCGCCTCGAAAACCAAGACCTGCGCCGCGTCGAGATGGGTCGCCTGTCCGGCGAACGCTTCGAATGCCCCGCGCCGGTCCTTCCCGAACGGCTGCACTTCGCCGTCGCCGATGTCCGCACGCCTGCGGAGGAAGCCGCCACGCACGAACGTCTGTCCGCCGATCGCGAACGCATCGGCCCGGTCAACCTCGTCGCCGCGACCGAACTGGCCGAGCTCGAAGCCGCAGGCCAGAGCAACGCCGCCGAACGCGATGAACTCGGGCAGGCCGTCAACCGCCTGCGCGGCTCGATCGGCACGCTCAACCGCGAAGGGCGCCAGCGCCTGCTCGCCGCGTTCGAGGCGGTCGACGGACATTTCCGCCGCCTGTTCACCACGTTATTCGACGGCGGCGCCGCGCATCTCGAACTGATCGATTCGGACGATCCACTCGAGGCGGGGCTTGAGATCATGGCGCAACCGCCCGGCAAGCGGCTGCAATCGCTCACCCTCCTGTCCGGCGGCGAACAGGCGCTGACCGCCGTCGCGCTGATCTTCGCGCTCTTCCTCACCAACCCCGCGCCGATCTGCGTGCTCGACGAGGTCGACGCGCCGCTCGACGATGCCAACATCGAACGCTTCTGCGACCTGCTCGACCGAATGACGCAGGAGACCGACACGCGCTACCTGATCGTCACGCACAATGCGGTGACGATGAGCCGCATGCACCGCCTGTTCGGCGTCACCATGGTCGAACGCGGCGTCAGCCGGCTCGTGTCGGTCGACCTCGGCGGCGCGACGACATTGCTCGCGGCGGAATGA